The proteins below are encoded in one region of Paraburkholderia aromaticivorans:
- a CDS encoding DUF2934 domain-containing protein, whose protein sequence is MEQEQASQEEQIRMRAYYLWEQADDPKGTPDEYWDQARVEIEKEAPPVESGPVSGEPLK, encoded by the coding sequence ATGGAACAGGAACAAGCCTCTCAAGAGGAACAGATTCGCATGCGCGCTTATTACTTGTGGGAGCAGGCCGACGATCCCAAGGGCACGCCCGACGAGTATTGGGATCAGGCACGCGTCGAGATAGAGAAGGAAGCGCCGCCGGTAGAAAGTGGACCAGTCTCTGGCGAGCCTTTGAAGTAA
- a CDS encoding AI-2E family transporter: MKDIPEPRGVRPAARIQAPATAFGLDNLIALAVGVTVVACLYFASAVLIPMTLAILLSFLVAPLANALMRLRLGHVASVFAAVVISVSVIVMLGAVIATQLSDLAAGMPRYQATIEQKMETAHSLTIGKLDRFASAAGQALQRATVEPPPAPQPGPASRGNAHSTPSAPAAVPVEVREPVPTPFELARRVLSPAISPLETAFIVFVVMVVILLQRDDLRDRAIRLFGSRDLHRTTTVMDEAARRLSRYFVSQLGLNAGVGVIIGTGLFMIGVPSPILWGILAALLRLVPYVGIWISATLATALAAAVSPGWAMAIWSLALFVTVEVLVGQIVEPLLYGRSTGLSPFSVVVAAIFWSWIWGPIGLILSTPLTLCLLVLGRHVRRLEFLDVLLGDQPALTPIENFYQRALAGDPDEAIEQAELLLRERSLSSYYDEVAIKGLQLAANDVVRGSVTAAQLARIEATTNDLVDGLDGYEDREPATSAAAENWSAAGPLAPSASDASNGAQTVAANPRPVTPANVGEERAANQSPLAASSRVLCIPGRGPLDALATTILLQLLGKHGFTSRALPHEAASRASIDQLDADDVGIVCILYLQIDGIPSHLRYLVRRIRARLPKVSIVVGLWAAEDTEKWSADLQSAMGAECYASTLQEILAACRRVETARTETVEELPILVNG, translated from the coding sequence ATGAAGGACATACCCGAACCGCGCGGTGTGAGGCCGGCCGCCCGCATTCAAGCTCCCGCCACGGCCTTTGGCCTCGACAACCTGATCGCGCTTGCGGTGGGCGTCACGGTGGTCGCTTGCCTCTACTTCGCGAGCGCCGTGCTGATTCCGATGACGCTCGCCATCCTGCTCAGCTTCCTTGTCGCGCCGCTCGCCAATGCGTTGATGCGTTTGCGGCTCGGCCATGTGGCGTCGGTGTTCGCCGCAGTGGTGATCTCGGTATCGGTGATCGTCATGCTCGGCGCAGTGATCGCCACGCAACTGTCCGATCTCGCGGCCGGCATGCCACGTTATCAGGCGACCATCGAACAGAAGATGGAAACGGCGCACAGCCTGACCATCGGCAAACTGGACCGCTTTGCCAGCGCGGCTGGCCAGGCGCTGCAACGCGCGACGGTCGAGCCGCCGCCTGCGCCGCAGCCTGGCCCGGCGTCCCGTGGCAATGCGCATTCGACACCCAGTGCCCCTGCCGCCGTGCCCGTCGAAGTGCGCGAGCCGGTGCCGACGCCGTTCGAACTCGCGAGGCGCGTGTTGTCGCCTGCTATCAGTCCGCTCGAAACGGCGTTTATCGTTTTCGTCGTGATGGTGGTGATCCTGCTGCAACGCGACGACTTACGCGACCGTGCAATCCGTCTGTTCGGCTCGCGCGACCTGCACCGCACGACCACGGTGATGGACGAAGCCGCGCGACGTTTGAGTCGTTACTTCGTTTCGCAACTCGGCCTAAATGCGGGCGTCGGCGTGATAATCGGCACGGGGCTTTTCATGATCGGTGTGCCGAGTCCGATTCTGTGGGGCATTCTCGCGGCGCTGCTGCGACTCGTGCCTTACGTCGGCATCTGGATCTCGGCGACGCTGGCCACCGCGCTCGCCGCCGCCGTGAGTCCCGGCTGGGCGATGGCGATCTGGTCGCTGGCGCTGTTCGTCACCGTGGAAGTGCTGGTGGGGCAGATCGTCGAGCCGCTGCTGTATGGACGCAGCACGGGGCTCTCGCCGTTTTCGGTGGTGGTGGCCGCGATTTTCTGGAGCTGGATCTGGGGGCCGATAGGACTGATTCTGTCGACGCCGTTGACGCTTTGCCTGCTCGTGCTCGGCCGGCATGTGCGGCGCCTCGAATTTCTCGATGTGCTGCTGGGCGACCAGCCGGCGCTGACGCCCATCGAAAACTTTTATCAGCGTGCGTTAGCAGGCGACCCGGACGAAGCGATCGAGCAAGCGGAACTCCTGCTGCGCGAGCGCTCGTTGTCGTCCTACTACGACGAGGTCGCGATCAAGGGCTTGCAACTCGCGGCCAACGACGTCGTGCGCGGCAGTGTCACGGCGGCGCAACTTGCTCGCATCGAGGCGACGACGAACGACCTCGTGGACGGCCTCGACGGTTACGAGGACCGCGAACCAGCGACGTCCGCCGCAGCCGAAAACTGGAGTGCGGCAGGGCCGTTGGCGCCTTCTGCTTCTGACGCCTCCAATGGTGCACAAACTGTAGCAGCGAATCCACGGCCCGTTACTCCAGCCAATGTGGGAGAAGAACGTGCAGCGAACCAGTCGCCGCTAGCGGCGAGCAGCCGCGTGTTGTGCATTCCCGGACGCGGCCCGCTCGACGCATTAGCGACAACGATCCTGTTGCAGTTGCTCGGTAAGCACGGGTTCACGTCACGTGCGTTGCCGCATGAGGCCGCATCGCGCGCGTCGATCGACCAGCTGGACGCCGACGATGTCGGCATTGTCTGTATTCTCTACTTGCAGATCGACGGCATTCCGTCGCATTTGCGCTATCTGGTCAGGCGCATTCGTGCACGATTGCCGAAGGTGTCGATCGTGGTCGGCTTGTGGGCGGCGGAGGATACGGAGAAGTGGAGTGCGGATCTGCAAAGCGCGATGGGGGCGGAGTGCTATGCGAGCACGCTGCAGGAAATTCTCGCAGCTTGCCGGCGTGTCGAGACGGCGAGAACCGAGACCGTGGAAGAACTACCCATCTTGGTCAACGGTTAA
- a CDS encoding FAD-dependent oxidoreductase, which produces MPTTARCVAQLSQLRTDRAERVVVNDEKILLVRDGDTVRAYSADCPHAGAPLEEGALCHGRIICPWHKGTFDVATGNVIEPPALVALDRYPVVVTGDDVMVTPEKIPQPARNASAKEPHYVVIGAGAAGAAACAALRECDFGGRITLIGDEPHAPYDRTSLSKFVPSGEMAPGDVPPLLAPDWLERHDVERIVGKVARLDVPSRTIHFESGGELTYDTALLATGSVPKLPPIPGVELGGVHVLRSLDDAAALVDAIGDDVRQIQVAILGSSFIGLETASALRKRGTQVTVISPEKVPFARQFGERAGAMFRALHESNGVVFRLEAKVTSLEGEEGNVHQVMLENGEHVSADIVLLGTGVTPATGFIEGLPLQKDGGVLVNAGMQAACGLYAAGDIAVFPLHEDQEPVRIEHWRVAQQHARIAAQNMCGARHRYVGVPYFWTYHFGKNFEYLGHASEWDEIVTDGDLDRQQFVSLYVKNDKVVAVLACEREAQTARLIDAMRCGMSRADAMAIIGGASCVTQ; this is translated from the coding sequence ATGCCCACGACTGCCCGATGCGTCGCTCAGCTCTCGCAACTGCGAACCGACCGCGCTGAACGTGTCGTGGTGAACGACGAAAAGATTCTGCTGGTGCGCGACGGCGATACCGTGCGCGCCTATTCCGCCGATTGCCCGCACGCTGGCGCGCCACTCGAAGAAGGCGCGCTCTGCCACGGCCGGATCATCTGCCCGTGGCACAAGGGGACGTTCGACGTCGCCACCGGCAACGTGATCGAACCGCCCGCGCTGGTCGCGCTCGATCGCTATCCCGTGGTCGTGACCGGCGACGACGTCATGGTCACGCCAGAAAAAATCCCCCAGCCGGCGCGCAATGCCAGCGCGAAGGAACCGCACTACGTAGTGATCGGCGCGGGCGCGGCAGGCGCAGCCGCTTGCGCGGCCCTGCGCGAGTGTGACTTTGGCGGCCGTATCACGCTCATCGGCGATGAACCGCATGCGCCCTACGATCGCACGTCGCTGAGTAAATTCGTCCCGTCCGGCGAAATGGCACCCGGCGACGTACCGCCGCTACTCGCGCCGGACTGGCTCGAGCGGCACGACGTCGAACGGATTGTCGGGAAGGTTGCGCGGCTCGATGTGCCCAGCCGCACGATTCATTTCGAAAGCGGTGGCGAACTGACTTACGACACCGCCTTGCTCGCCACCGGCAGTGTGCCGAAGTTGCCCCCCATTCCCGGCGTGGAACTTGGCGGCGTACACGTGCTGCGCAGTCTCGACGATGCCGCCGCGCTCGTCGACGCCATCGGTGACGACGTCAGGCAGATCCAGGTCGCCATTCTCGGCAGCAGCTTCATCGGACTGGAAACGGCTTCCGCGCTGCGCAAACGCGGCACGCAAGTGACCGTCATTTCGCCGGAGAAAGTGCCGTTCGCCAGGCAGTTCGGCGAGCGCGCGGGCGCAATGTTCCGCGCGCTTCACGAGAGCAATGGCGTGGTGTTCCGGCTTGAAGCGAAGGTCACTTCGCTCGAAGGCGAAGAAGGCAACGTGCATCAGGTGATGCTCGAAAACGGCGAGCATGTCTCCGCCGACATCGTGCTGTTAGGCACGGGCGTTACGCCTGCCACGGGTTTTATCGAAGGCCTGCCGCTGCAAAAAGACGGCGGCGTGCTCGTCAACGCGGGCATGCAGGCTGCGTGCGGTCTCTACGCGGCAGGCGATATCGCCGTGTTTCCGTTGCATGAAGATCAGGAACCGGTGCGCATCGAACATTGGCGCGTCGCGCAGCAGCATGCGCGCATTGCCGCGCAAAACATGTGCGGCGCGCGTCATCGCTACGTCGGCGTGCCCTATTTCTGGACCTATCACTTCGGCAAGAACTTCGAATATCTCGGCCATGCCAGCGAGTGGGACGAGATCGTGACCGATGGCGACCTCGATCGCCAGCAATTTGTCTCGCTGTACGTGAAGAACGACAAGGTGGTCGCTGTGCTCGCCTGCGAACGCGAAGCGCAGACCGCGCGGTTGATCGATGCGATGAGATGTGGCATGTCGCGTGCGGATGCAATGGCAATCATCGGCGGCGCATCGTGCGTCACCCAATGA
- a CDS encoding hybrid sensor histidine kinase/response regulator, which translates to MEILTVQRAERAAVDFPMPTRNFAATRRMLLIVLAVSIVFPLICLAGYGYFDYQRRIADSNDMIDRLARVAEEQAVKVLDLNQQMSSRIVELLGNDDDAQIRAREAMLHDRLRGIGGDFPQVVSIYLLGAKGDLLVSSRTFPAPVMSIAQREDFTGARAMRPQPYFSLPMFGPVSQTDVFTTATGRSGADGQFLGVVSVALRNEYFSRFYRELTHGDASLALGLYRQDGNLLVRYPPWPAGSKPSPRSKFTQALRDKQLSGHVRLNSTVDGVERLLAFRRVGDYPLYVMSAYATSSIGEAWRQHFIMIAALTAVPCIAIWLLVFYSLRQLEGERRAWERWQGEVAMRLSAEASSRQLQRMGALGNLVANVAHDFNNLLMVVSANTELARLKRFNNVEKEVLAVERATASAESLTRRLLSVARKQPLKQQPLELATWLPAAAPLIDATLGDTVELALNMVDNVWQVLTDPTDLEFAIMNLAVNARDAMPRGGRFVIRCQNNRLVASDTLLPDGEYVLIACSDDGEGMPEAVVRRAFEPLFTTKLRGSGTGLGLAQVLSMCEQAGGTAKIDSVPGSGTTVRLYLPRYRERRKTSAVQAETVQAPVPAPSGVVLLVEDNEDVAAGVAAVLETFGCEVRHESTADQALDVLTGGARFELVLSDIQMPGKLNGIDLAEKVRSAWPSQKIALMTGYADELERARRLGVAILAKPFNIDELHALVVCEP; encoded by the coding sequence ATGGAGATCCTGACCGTGCAGCGTGCAGAACGTGCCGCAGTCGATTTCCCCATGCCGACGCGCAACTTCGCGGCGACACGGCGCATGCTTCTGATCGTCCTCGCCGTGTCGATTGTGTTTCCTCTGATCTGCCTCGCGGGCTACGGCTACTTCGATTACCAGCGCCGGATCGCCGATTCGAACGACATGATCGACCGGCTCGCGCGCGTCGCCGAGGAACAGGCGGTCAAGGTGCTGGACCTGAACCAGCAGATGTCCTCGCGCATCGTGGAACTGCTCGGCAATGACGACGACGCGCAGATCCGCGCGCGCGAAGCGATGTTGCACGATCGTCTGCGTGGAATCGGCGGCGACTTTCCGCAGGTCGTGTCCATCTATCTGCTCGGCGCGAAAGGCGACCTGCTGGTGTCGAGCCGCACTTTTCCGGCGCCCGTCATGTCGATCGCCCAGCGCGAAGACTTCACGGGCGCGAGAGCGATGCGCCCGCAACCGTATTTTTCGCTACCGATGTTCGGCCCAGTCTCGCAAACCGATGTGTTCACTACCGCGACGGGCCGATCGGGTGCCGACGGTCAGTTCCTCGGCGTGGTCTCGGTGGCGCTGCGCAACGAGTACTTCTCGCGCTTCTATCGTGAGCTGACCCACGGCGATGCGTCGCTGGCGCTGGGTCTGTATCGCCAGGACGGCAACCTGCTGGTGCGCTATCCGCCGTGGCCGGCGGGCTCGAAGCCCAGCCCGCGAAGCAAATTCACGCAGGCCTTGCGCGACAAACAACTGTCCGGCCACGTCCGTCTAAATTCGACGGTGGATGGCGTGGAGCGTCTGCTGGCGTTTCGCCGCGTCGGCGACTATCCGCTCTATGTGATGAGCGCCTACGCGACTTCGTCGATCGGTGAAGCATGGCGGCAGCACTTCATCATGATCGCGGCGCTGACGGCGGTGCCCTGCATCGCCATCTGGCTGCTGGTGTTCTACTCGCTGCGTCAACTGGAAGGCGAGCGCCGCGCGTGGGAACGCTGGCAGGGCGAAGTGGCGATGCGTCTGTCAGCCGAAGCGTCGAGCCGGCAACTGCAGCGCATGGGCGCACTCGGCAATCTCGTCGCCAACGTCGCGCATGATTTCAACAATCTGCTGATGGTGGTTTCCGCCAACACGGAGCTCGCGCGGCTCAAGCGCTTCAACAACGTCGAGAAAGAAGTGCTCGCGGTGGAGCGCGCCACCGCTAGCGCCGAATCGCTCACGCGCCGCCTTCTGAGCGTGGCGCGCAAGCAGCCGCTCAAACAGCAGCCGCTCGAGCTTGCCACGTGGCTGCCCGCCGCCGCGCCACTGATCGACGCCACGCTCGGCGACACCGTCGAACTCGCGTTGAACATGGTCGATAACGTCTGGCAGGTGTTGACCGATCCGACCGACCTCGAATTCGCGATCATGAACCTGGCCGTCAACGCGCGCGACGCGATGCCGCGCGGCGGACGCTTTGTGATTCGCTGCCAGAACAACCGGCTGGTCGCCAGCGATACCTTGCTGCCCGATGGCGAATACGTGCTGATTGCCTGTTCCGACGATGGCGAGGGCATGCCCGAAGCCGTCGTGCGGCGTGCCTTCGAGCCGCTTTTCACCACCAAGCTGCGCGGTTCGGGCACCGGCCTCGGCCTTGCACAGGTGCTCTCGATGTGCGAACAGGCGGGCGGCACGGCGAAGATCGACAGCGTGCCGGGCAGCGGTACGACGGTGAGGCTGTATCTGCCGCGATATCGCGAACGGCGGAAGACGTCGGCGGTGCAAGCCGAGACAGTGCAAGCGCCGGTTCCTGCGCCGAGCGGGGTCGTGCTACTGGTCGAGGACAACGAAGATGTCGCAGCGGGCGTGGCGGCAGTGCTGGAAACTTTCGGCTGCGAGGTGCGCCACGAGTCAACCGCCGACCAGGCGCTCGACGTCCTCACGGGCGGCGCGCGCTTCGAACTCGTGCTGTCCGACATCCAGATGCCGGGCAAGCTCAACGGCATCGACCTCGCGGAGAAGGTGCGCAGCGCGTGGCCGTCGCAGAAGATCGCCTTGATGACCGGCTACGCCGACGAACTCGAACGCGCGCGTCGGCTGGGCGTGGCGATCCTCGCCAAGCCGTTCAATATCGACGAGTTGCACGCTCTGGTGGTATGCGAGCCGTAA
- a CDS encoding alpha/beta hydrolase produces MTLGDTIKGMVGMDPTGHADPDMKAVLDALKSLDSKPIEDCTVEEARQQPTPADAVRKLMQDPAFSARPALELEAVRTQDIMIPGAAGSNPARVYTPQGEGPFPLILYFHGGGWVIADLDTYDATPRSMAAQSRAIVVSAHYRQAPEHRLPAAHDDAFAAWGWLIGNAASLGGDPNKIAIMGESAGANLAINVSIRARNTGIRMPMHQALIYPVASNNIVSISYEENRNAKPLNKPMMLWFVHNVINSESDLTSPLIDVVSVDLSRLPPAVVVTAGIDPLRSDGEKLAQKLHSAGVPVEHRNYRGATHEFFGMAAVLQAARDAQAFVSLAQRQAFGGAPL; encoded by the coding sequence ATGACACTCGGCGATACGATCAAAGGCATGGTCGGCATGGATCCAACGGGACATGCCGATCCCGACATGAAAGCGGTGCTCGACGCACTCAAGAGTCTCGACTCGAAGCCCATCGAAGATTGCACAGTGGAGGAGGCGAGGCAGCAGCCCACGCCCGCCGACGCCGTCAGAAAACTGATGCAGGACCCGGCGTTTAGCGCGCGGCCTGCGCTGGAACTGGAGGCGGTGCGCACGCAAGACATCATGATTCCGGGCGCGGCCGGCAGCAATCCGGCGCGGGTCTACACGCCGCAAGGCGAGGGGCCGTTCCCGCTGATTCTGTATTTCCACGGCGGCGGCTGGGTGATCGCCGATCTCGATACCTACGATGCCACACCGCGCTCAATGGCCGCGCAGAGCCGGGCGATCGTGGTGTCCGCGCACTACCGGCAGGCGCCGGAGCACCGATTGCCGGCCGCGCATGACGACGCGTTCGCCGCATGGGGCTGGCTGATCGGGAACGCGGCGAGTCTCGGCGGCGACCCGAACAAGATCGCGATCATGGGCGAGAGCGCCGGCGCCAATCTGGCGATCAACGTATCGATCCGCGCGCGCAATACGGGCATCCGCATGCCGATGCACCAGGCGCTCATCTATCCGGTGGCGAGCAACAACATCGTGTCGATCTCTTATGAAGAGAACCGCAACGCCAAACCCTTGAACAAGCCGATGATGCTGTGGTTCGTGCATAACGTTATCAACAGCGAGAGCGATCTCACCAGTCCGTTGATCGACGTGGTGAGCGTGGATCTGTCACGCTTGCCACCGGCGGTGGTGGTGACGGCGGGCATCGATCCGCTGCGCTCGGACGGTGAGAAGCTCGCACAGAAGCTGCACAGCGCGGGCGTGCCCGTCGAGCATCGCAACTATCGGGGCGCGACGCACGAGTTCTTCGGCATGGCAGCGGTGCTGCAGGCGGCGCGCGATGCGCAGGCCTTCGTGTCGCTCGCGCAGCGCCAGGCATTCGGCGGGGCGCCGCTTTGA
- a CDS encoding secondary thiamine-phosphate synthase enzyme YjbQ, with protein MRQAIHHLSVKARSRGLVEFTDEARRFVVAQAIDTGLLTLFCRHTSASLLIQENADPSVQRDLERYFASLAPEDAERYEHDAEGLDDMPAHLRTALTQVQLSVPVEHGQMVLGTWQGLYLFEHRRHTQHRDIVLHLIGE; from the coding sequence ATGCGACAAGCCATCCATCACCTGAGCGTCAAGGCCCGGAGTCGCGGCCTCGTCGAATTCACCGACGAAGCGCGCCGCTTCGTCGTCGCGCAGGCCATCGATACTGGCCTGCTGACGCTGTTTTGCCGGCATACGTCCGCTTCATTGCTGATTCAGGAGAATGCCGACCCTTCGGTGCAGCGCGATCTGGAGCGCTACTTCGCGAGCCTCGCGCCCGAAGACGCCGAGCGCTACGAGCACGACGCCGAGGGCCTGGACGACATGCCGGCGCATTTGCGCACCGCGCTCACGCAAGTGCAATTGTCGGTACCGGTCGAACACGGGCAGATGGTGCTCGGCACGTGGCAGGGCTTGTATCTGTTCGAGCATCGCCGCCACACGCAGCATCGGGACATCGTGCTGCATCTGATCGGCGAATGA
- a CDS encoding thioredoxin family protein, which produces MATQTAYSSKAPSRAQLDALPGATLVEFGTDWCGYCQGARASIAQALEPHDGLRHLKIEDGPGRPLGRSFKVKHWPTLILMRDGTEVARVVRPANAAAIADVLTSL; this is translated from the coding sequence ATGGCAACCCAGACAGCCTATTCTTCCAAAGCCCCCTCGCGAGCCCAACTCGACGCCCTGCCGGGCGCCACCCTCGTCGAATTCGGCACGGACTGGTGCGGCTACTGCCAGGGCGCGCGAGCGTCGATTGCCCAGGCCCTCGAACCGCACGACGGCCTCAGGCATCTGAAGATCGAAGACGGCCCGGGCCGGCCGCTCGGCCGCTCGTTCAAGGTCAAACACTGGCCCACGCTGATCCTGATGCGCGACGGCACGGAAGTCGCGCGCGTGGTCCGCCCGGCCAACGCCGCGGCAATCGCGGACGTTCTCACGTCGCTCTGA
- a CDS encoding DUF2628 domain-containing protein, with translation MGERIYLRYPGKDETVAVATGFSWGACLLGFVWALSKKMWFAAFVMLAINLLLFCSGLWGETADLIGLVLSVLFGIACGMYGNQWHRWTLEKRGYVVL, from the coding sequence ATGGGCGAAAGGATTTATCTGCGGTATCCCGGCAAGGACGAAACCGTCGCGGTGGCCACCGGTTTCAGTTGGGGCGCGTGTCTGCTGGGCTTCGTGTGGGCGTTGTCGAAGAAAATGTGGTTTGCCGCTTTCGTCATGCTGGCGATCAATCTTTTGCTGTTCTGCTCGGGCCTGTGGGGCGAAACGGCCGACCTGATCGGACTGGTGCTCTCGGTGCTGTTCGGCATCGCTTGCGGGATGTATGGCAATCAGTGGCATCGGTGGACATTGGAGAAGCGCGGCTACGTCGTGCTGTAG